ctttcaactacctgaaagggggttccaaagaagatggctgtagactgttctcaatggtagcagatgacagaacgaggagtaatggtctcaagttgcagtgggggaggtttagattggatattaggaaaaactttttcactaagagggtggtgaaacactggaatgcgttacctagggaggtggtagaatctccttccttagaggtttttaaggtcaggcttgacaaagccctggctgggatgatttaactgggaattggtcctgcttcgagcagggggttggactagatgaccttctggggtcccttccaaccctgatattctatgattctatgattctatgaactcagaGCAGGAGGCCCCAGAGAGCTTCATAAAGTGGTTACTGTGAAACTGGACATATTTTGTTTCCTCTGCTGGCGAGGGGACTTGGGACCCTACATTCAGGGCCTTTCCCCATCACTGTGGCTTGTCAATCACTCTGGAAGTGTTGGGGTCCATGTAAGGCCAAGAGCTCTGATGACTAAGCCAACATGCAGCTGAGAAGGAAGCACCAGCACTTAGGAGCTCTGCAGCCAGCTCGTAAAAGACTGACCCTCCCTCCCCAGTTTCATTTGATATTCATGTTAGAAAACATGGGGCCAGTCTCCAAATGGGAATTTAGCTGTGGAGCAGTTTAGCCTCTGCTGTGATCACAGGCTGTCTTggtctctctgtgctgctgctctgccttcaCTAGGGCACACCCAGGGAGTTAGCCCAGTTCTGCATTGTGTCCTCTACAAGGGAATGTTGCTGCTTTTTAACCACATGTACCCCAAAACACTTCGCAGAATGTACTGAACCAACTGTGCAAACTGGAGCTCAGTGCAATCCCTGGCTAGAGTGGAACATGTCAGCTCCTTCCCAGACCACACCAGGTCAGGCAGAAGACTCCTGTTTCCAATTGAAACAGCAGGGGGAGAGCAGGAAGGCCAGATGCAATTTGGCCAAGAGACTGGGACCACACCCTTATTTTTGTGTTCCATGGTGATGGGAAGCCAGCACTCCCTAGCACCGCACTGGAGCATTGCGGGGACAACTAACCCAGAACACAAGGCAGCCCGATTGACTCCCCTATCTGGAGCATGCACGCGGCATACCTTAACGCTATGCTGAGGCACCAGGGTCAGGCCCCTCCTAACTGGCAGTCAGCAATTCTATCAAATGAGATGGAAGGGAGTCTCTCCCCAGCCAAGCAGGTAGGAGCCATGCTGAGCTGGTCCCAGCTGGgagtgcccctcccctggccgtGCTGAACTGGTCTCTGCTGGGAGTCCCCTCCCGCCAGTAGCAGGGTCGCCAACTCTCATGATTCTGTCATTAGCTTTGCGGTAGCCGACGTTTCTCCCAAGCCCTGGCTCGttgagtcatgtgattacatgagaattttCAGCTTTCATTCAAAAGCAATCAAAGGTAAGTTTCTAGGCAGCCctcctggctgtggagaaaaatGTGACCCAGTGCAGCCTGGGGGCTCTGCAACTAGCTCGTAAGAAATAAGAACGTGGAATTTATTGTTTGTAAAAATCGCATGCTTGTTTGGGGCCTAGTTTGTAACTTTTGACACTTAGGGTTGGTGATGCTGTGGCAGAGGGGGCCTGTCGTGGGAAGCCCCTCTTTGCAGATCTTACATGTCTTATCTCTGCATGGACTTCCCTCCCTGGGGCCTGTGCAGGGTCAGGTCAGAAAGGTCTAGTACCTCAGAGCGAACTAGGTGATGAAAGCCTCCGGCTGAGCAGCAAGAGATCGAGCAAGCCTATGTGCTCCTCTGCTGCCCCCGCGAGGGCACGGGGGTTAGCACGCCCTACAGCACCTGAGGGGGCTGCAACATGTCCCCACAGACCGAGGCAGAcaaggccctggtctacactgggggggctcgatctaagttacacaacttcagctccgtgaatagcgtagctgaagtcgacgtacttagagctactcaccacggtgtcttcactgcggtagtcGACGGCTGCCGCTCCCCTATTGagtctgcctgcgcctctcgcggcgctggagtacaggagtcgacgggagagcgcgcgggggtcgatttatcgcccctagactagatgcgataaatcaacccccgctggatcgactACTGCCCactgatccggcgggtagtgtagacatagccaaggaggggagcagagctgcagaggggagggagttggggccagagggtagggtgaccagatgtcctgattttatagggacagtcccgatttttgggtctttttcttatataggctcctattaccccccacccccgtcccgatttttcacacttcttgTCTGGTCGCCCTACCAGAGGGGGCAGTGGGGCCCTAGAGGCTGCACACGGGGATATAGACAGATGAGGCCAGAGGAGCTGTGCCAAGAGGGGGCTGCATCCAGCagaggggctgaggctggagagGAGGGGGCTCTGCCGGGAAGTCTGGGGCTACATCGAGGGGCATAAGGCAGACATTAAGTTGCCTCTAAACCTGGCTTGATGCAATTCTAGAATTCGGGGAGGAATCCCAGGGGTGAGCCTGAAGACGGCATGGCTAGGGCTCTCCTTGCTCTCTGCATCTTGATGAGCAAGCCAACCTGAAGATTTGCAGGGAGGGCACTTCCTACAAACAGAGGCCCAGGCATGCTGCCCCTGGGCCAGAGGTTCCCTGCTGGCTCAGAGATACTCTGCATGCCCAGAACAGGTCTCCTCCTGACTCTGGATCACTGATCGTTTACTCTGTGCTTGTGAATGGTGAGTGATGCTGCCCACTGGATGATGCCTGATCTCTCCTAGGAGAACTGGTGATGCTGCAGGAATCCCAGGGAACAGGAGGGATATACGGGGGCAGGAGGAGTTTATTTGTATCACAGACAGAACAGGATTATTACACTGGAAATGCAGCAGACTGCAGGCCTGGGCCCCTACACTCGCTAACAATATTATATTAACTTTACAATGCAGTTGTCCTAAATAACACAAAATGCAGTCACAAAACAGCCGGAGGCAAATGTTTTCCTGATCCCAGTGCATGTGTCACGAGTGGCTCTATTACAAGCAGGAACAGTCCAGGTTTAGTACTGTTGAAGAGTTATACTGCAGTAGTGCCCAAAGGCCTGGGTCAGGGCTTCattatagacagacacacagacagacacataaTCCCTGCATTTCTTGCATAAATCTACAAGCCACTACAATGCTATAATTAACGTGCTTAGAAGGTATTTTTAAAGATGTTGCTTAAAGAGGCAGCCCCAAAAGCGATGAGAATTTGTCTGGAGTTGGAAGGTGTAGCTTTGCTGAGAAACTATTACATTAAGATGTAGGTTCAAAGAATGAGGGGGTAAGATTCTGGTCTGCAGAATATACTGTCAAGCCTGACTGGAACTTAGCCCTGAAACTTGAGTTCTGTTCAGTTTCTTGCACACTAAAATTTGGGTGATGATGCTTACAAAAGCTCTAAATGCCACCAAACTCTCAGGCCAAGTGCCACTAGAGAGAGCGAGTCATTTGAAAGTTTCATACTCTCTTTATAAACATGGCTTCAAAATCTTGTGCATTTCCCCAAGCTCAAGGTCCATTCCCAGGGTGCAGCTGCTTTTCCTGCATGGAAGAAATGAAATTCCATGGCTCAGTGTGCACCACTCTGACCAGCGAAGCTGTCAAAAAGTTGTTCATGTCAAATTTGATGTGACATGAACCTAGGGTGTATAGCAGCAGGAAAAGGCAAATTTCTGTGCAGCTGCTTGTTTCAGTTGCATGAAATACAGGCTGTTTGCACTCAGCACTAAGCATTTTGTTCTGTTCGTGTTGTGCTGCATAGGTTTTCTGGGCTCCTGTGTTAGTGCCTAGGCTTGGAAATGGCAAGCAGCATGAGTCCTTAGTTTGTCTGCGTCCCACTGGGCAGCGTGGCAGAGCGACAGGAGACCCACTGTTTGACGTAACTCCGCGGGAAATTCTCTCCTTCATTTTCAAGTGTGATGGATCCAGAAGTACAGCCTGAATTGGTCTGACTGCTTTTCTCAAATTCACACTCGATTGGACTCCCACAATCTGAGTCCACAAATCCACTGTCAATGGTGTCTAAATCTATGCATATTGCTGGGTAACCATCACCAGTTCGTGTATTAGGAGAGAAAAAGTCATAAGGGCCATCGCTATAGGAAACACTTTCACCATCTGGAGAAGGCAGAGAAGCTGGACTTTCTAAATCCCACTGCTCATGATGCAGGCAAAGGGCCTCTAAAATactccccatccctcctcccagggcctctgccattGGGCGATGCACCGAGGGACTTGCACTCCTCCATGAGGGTTCCATAGACACAGAGCCAGAGGAAATTATGTTATCTTGTGCACTCAGGGCAGCCAGAGGCAAACTGCTGGAAATTTCACTGTTGTCACCGTCAAGATTAACCTTGGGGTAGCCATCCTCTCCATCAGCATCCAGATGTTCATGATCCCGGTGAGCATTGTTACAGTTGCATTGTGAGTAACAAGGTGTAAATTCATCAGCCACAGTTACTGTGTCAATAGAGAGATGACCATATGACTGGTCCTGTGTCCCACTGCTACTATTCGAACTGGACAGATGGGACTGGCTGTCCTGACCGTGCATGGCCAGGCAAGACATGCAAGTCTCGCGAGGGTGATCTTTATTGAGTTCTttcagctcctcagctgcagtgTTGTGGGAAAGGTGTTTGCTGTAAACTTCTAAAACTTCTGGAAGGACAATTCCCCACTCAAAGAAATCCAGTGTTGCTTTGGTACAGGATGCACCAACCCATTTCTGCACAGAGACACAAGGAGAGAGATTATTAGCGCTGCGCTCAGTGGTTGCCAGCAGCTAGCAAATCGCATTGCCTATGGGCAGGGGTGGTATGAGGTGGCGGCGGAGCTGAGACTTGTGGCTACCCAAGGAACTGAATTGTTTTTCAGAGGGAAATCGGACTCTAACCAACCAGGAATGGCAAGAATTTCCGTGGCATTATTGCcaggcccagcagctgcaggagaaTTATCTGTAAGTCAATTCAATTAGGTAGTTTTATGTAGCTCTTCATTTCATTGTTTGTACTTGCCCTTCAAGCTTGGAGTGTGTCCCTGCCTTTGTACTCTGATTGTTCTGGTCAAGCTCCTAGCCTGGCCTTTGCTCCCTCATCACACAGCCCCTACCCCTTTACTGGACCCTGCCTCCCGCTGCATCCAACCCAGCAAGCCCAGCCTTACTGCTCTCTGTCATCATCTCACACACACGGCTCTGCGTGCTTGCTATGCTGCCCCTATGTCTAGaacaccccaaaccccatttGCTGCAGCACTGCCCTGGCCTCTGCTCCGTTAGAAGTGTACATAATCCAAGTTTCTTTGTGTGACCTGCCCAGCCCCAGTTCATCCCCCTCTGCTCTGTTCTCACCCTCACTTGTCATGTCCTATGTACATTATGATTTAGCCCATAAGCACCTAGGGGCTGGGACATATCTGTCTGaagtcgggggggaggggagccctcaTGGTTGTTGGGCACGGCCCAAAGAAGAATAAATACTTCATTGTCGTTATTTCTCAGCTGTCACTCCTGGCTGAATCCTCTAATTCTCTTTGAAactctaggggcttgtctacactgctaaGGTCGATgaaacttacgttgctcaggcgTGTTAAAAAACTACCCCCCTGAGCGATGCATGTTACATCGACTTAAACTGGTGTCCACACCACACTATGCCAGTGGGAaacgctctcccaccaacatagcttccgcctcttgtTGTGGTGGAGTAATTACATTGACGGAGGAGTACTTTCCTGTCAGCATAGTGTCGGcgtggtagtgaagacaagccctagcTAAAACCAGATGTTGTTCCAATGGCCCTGTACTAATTAATATCAATCATTTATATTGCAGAAGTGCACAAACTGTGCTGGGTGCTCTACAGACATCTAGAcaaacacagtccctgctccaaattgcGCTCAGTCTAACTAGACAGAGCAGCGAAATGTTGGGGGTCAGGTTTGGAATACTGCTTGTTACCGTCTCACACGTGACATGGAAAACATACATTTAAAGCTGCAATCATAAGGTTTGTGTTGATTAATTGATTTTTAACCCTGGCTGTCTCTGAGCTGtaaagggtaggaatgggaaggTGCTTAGACAGTGCAAAAGGCTGTTTACAAAAAAAGTGCAAATCCCTTTTCTTGGAGTTAAACGGGCAGAATGTATTTGCTGCTTGCCTGCTATCTCTCACTCCTTCTCCCAAGGGTCCAGTTCCACTCATAGTACAACAAAATTGTACGAAATAACTAGTAAGCAACACTACTCTGCTTTCATCTCTGTCTGTATTTCTTGCAATATGTTCTCTAACAATGCTGCCTGCACTTAATAATGGGAATCACTTTTGACACGGTtacccacagtattcttgccagcaagttaaagaagtatgggctggatgaatggactataaggtggatagaaagctggctagattgtcgggctcaacgggtagtgatcaatggctccatgtctagttggcagccggtatcaagtggagtgccccaggggtcggtcctggggtcggttttgttcaatatcttcataaatgatctggaggatggcgtggattgcaccctcagcaaatttgcagatgacacgaaactgggaggagtggtagatacgctggagggtagggataggatacagagggcccgagacaaattggaggattgggccaaaagaaatctgatgaggttcaacaaagacaagtgcagagtcctgcacttaggatggaagaatcccatgcaccgctaaagactaggggccgaatggctcggcagcagttctgcagaaaaggacctaggggttacagtagacgagaagttggatatgagtcaacagtgtgcccttgttgccaagaaggccaatggcattttgggatgtataagtaggggcattgccaacagatcgagggacgtgatcattcccctctattcgacattggtgaggcctcatctggagtattgtgtccagttttgggccccacactacaagaaggatgtggaaaaattggaaagagtccagcggagggcaacaaaaatgattaggggactggaacacatg
The Lepidochelys kempii isolate rLepKem1 chromosome 10, rLepKem1.hap2, whole genome shotgun sequence DNA segment above includes these coding regions:
- the IL21R gene encoding interleukin-21 receptor; translation: MRQGRSTGINMRNKFQLQAIPFFLLLQHTTCCEDLLCSVDYVKTLTCIQKTDLSETLYNLTATWFLEEEMKISEHFCNLLQSSRTATHTQYTCSMDLKEFNSDDKFRVDVTKLADGQYTTSKACSEFLLSKNIKPYPPFNLTAVFSNGYNISWKTIYQNSLYYYLDDELEYELRYKKKSDTWANQKSKVIPEDKRSMVLLPLEFQRDTDYEFQVRAKPRPGSDYLGVWSEWSPLLTLKTEPEESPGVRWLVSLLAFALVAVSITVFLARHQSIWKKLGVFVPDPAPFFKPLYVVHNGDFKKWVGASCTKATLDFFEWGIVLPEVLEVYSKHLSHNTAAEELKELNKDHPRETCMSCLAMHGQDSQSHLSSSNSSSGTQDQSYGHLSIDTVTVADEFTPCYSQCNCNNAHRDHEHLDADGEDGYPKVNLDGDNSEISSSLPLAALSAQDNIISSGSVSMEPSWRSASPSVHRPMAEALGGGMGSILEALCLHHEQWDLESPASLPSPDGESVSYSDGPYDFFSPNTRTGDGYPAICIDLDTIDSGFVDSDCGSPIECEFEKSSQTNSGCTSGSITLENEGENFPRSYVKQWVSCRSATLPSGTQTN